Proteins from a single region of Anaerolineae bacterium:
- a CDS encoding pyridoxal phosphate-dependent aminotransferase family protein produces the protein MTDSLDTLANSSEASVPADSSVPLADIFEKAAKFTLAKEAMEMGIYPYFRPLSDTEGSVAYFEGKEVVMIGSNNYLGLTTHPKLRQAAKDAIDRYGTSVTGSRFLNGTLELHLELDRRLAKFVGKEAALVFPTGYQTNVGTITAVVGKGDYVIIDKEDHASIVDGCMMSLGTMRRFSHNDLDSLENVLSKLPRDAGKLVVVDGVYSMGGDIAPLPEIIEISRRYGARIMVDDAHSLGVLGNGRGTAAHFGVTDQVDLIMGTFSKSFASIGGFIAGNADIIHYIQHHARALMFSAALPAANVAVVLAAVEVIENEPERVKKLWHNAEYMRAGLHKLGYDTGASNTPVIPVYIGDQYRTVLAWAALIEEGVYTNPVVPPGVPPNKSLLRTSYMATHEEAHLDRALRAFEVVGHRLDLIPQENTLS, from the coding sequence ATGACTGACTCTTTGGATACTCTGGCCAATTCCAGCGAGGCGTCAGTTCCTGCTGATTCCTCGGTGCCGCTGGCCGACATCTTTGAGAAGGCCGCCAAGTTCACCCTGGCAAAGGAAGCCATGGAAATGGGGATCTATCCCTATTTCCGGCCCTTGAGCGACACGGAAGGCTCGGTGGCGTATTTTGAGGGCAAGGAAGTGGTCATGATCGGGTCCAACAACTATCTGGGCCTGACCACGCACCCCAAACTGCGCCAGGCCGCCAAAGACGCCATTGACCGCTATGGCACCAGTGTGACCGGCTCCCGCTTCTTGAATGGGACGCTGGAATTGCACCTGGAGCTTGACCGGCGGCTGGCGAAATTCGTGGGCAAAGAGGCCGCGCTGGTCTTTCCAACCGGTTACCAGACCAATGTTGGGACGATCACGGCGGTAGTTGGCAAAGGCGACTATGTGATTATCGACAAGGAAGATCATGCCAGCATCGTGGATGGCTGCATGATGTCCCTGGGCACGATGCGGCGGTTCAGCCACAACGATCTCGATAGCCTGGAGAACGTCCTGAGCAAGCTGCCCCGCGATGCCGGAAAGCTGGTGGTGGTGGACGGCGTCTACAGCATGGGCGGCGACATTGCCCCGCTGCCGGAGATCATCGAGATCAGCCGCCGCTACGGGGCGCGGATCATGGTCGATGATGCTCATAGCCTGGGCGTGCTCGGCAATGGGCGGGGTACAGCGGCGCACTTCGGGGTAACGGATCAGGTTGACCTGATCATGGGCACGTTCAGCAAGAGCTTCGCCTCGATCGGCGGTTTCATTGCCGGGAATGCTGACATCATTCACTACATCCAGCATCATGCCCGCGCCCTGATGTTCAGCGCAGCGTTGCCAGCGGCGAATGTGGCGGTTGTCCTGGCAGCGGTAGAGGTCATTGAGAACGAGCCGGAGCGGGTCAAGAAACTGTGGCACAACGCCGAGTATATGCGGGCCGGGCTGCACAAACTTGGTTACGACACCGGCGCCAGCAACACGCCGGTGATCCCGGTCTACATCGGTGACCAGTACCGGACGGTCCTGGCCTGGGCGGCGCTGATCGAGGAAGGCGTGTACACCAACCCGGTTGTCCCGCCCGGCGTGCCGCCGAACAAGAGCCTGCTGCGCACCAGCTACATGGCTACCCACGAGGAAGCGCACCTCGATCGTGCCCTGCGGGCTTTCGAGGTGGTCGGGCACCGGCTGGACCTGATCCCACAGGAAAATACGCTCAGCTAA